The Hypanus sabinus isolate sHypSab1 chromosome 24, sHypSab1.hap1, whole genome shotgun sequence genome contains the following window.
gacggtggtgtctgaaaagaggatgctgtccaagttgcatgccatcttggacaatgtctcccatccactccataatgtactggttaggcacaggagtacgttcagccagagactcattccaccgagatgcaacaccgagcgtcataggaagttattcctacctgtggccatcaaactttacaactcctccctcggagtgtcagacaccctgagccaataggctggtcctggacttacttccaattggaataatttacttattatttaattacttatgggttttatattgctatatttctacactattcttggttggtgtgactaacgaaacccaatttccctcgggatcaataaagtatgtctgtctgtcaaaaacTGGAAACCTAGTCTGTTAGACATTAAGTTCACAATAATATCTAGTACCTGTACctatatgtcaccctgagattcattttcttgcgggcatttacaAACATAGTGGGCATGCTATCTTGGTGCCAGAATGCGTGATGATACAgtacttgcagactgcccccagcacatccttgggtgtgctggttgttgatgcaagcggagcattttgctgtatgttttgatgtacatacatGTGAGTCGGAATAACTTTGAAGAAAAGTCTCCATCAGCAACTTTGTGCCCTCTGGAGCTGTCTTTcaggagtttgcaccttctctcTGGCCAATCCGGTTCTTTCCTTTATTTGCTATGttaattcatcatcatcatcatcatgtgccatgtcatgtgccgtgaccatgattgctcttggcaaatttttctacagaagcggcTTGTCTTTGCCTTCGTCTGGGCATTGTCTTTACAAgaggggtgaccccagccattatcaatactcttcagagattgtctgtcccACCCACTGTCACGTGCAAATGGCTACTTGGAGAGCTGAGTGTCCGATAGGGACCAAAGCTGGGCAAGCTGTCCCAGActggacacgacaagccccttcaccagagatgctatccctccctggacaccccatacaccatCTGCATCTCTACTGCCCAGTTACTTACATAGACATTgttcttttccaatatttttattaatttacatataagaatacagagtacaggaaaaaaatatatatatcaaacaggaggtaatctgcagatgctggaaattgataGACACAGTACACAGGATGATCTGATAGAAATAGAATGCAGGATAAACTGTAACAGAGAtgtgatcctgcacatgtgaagAATCTGTTCCTCATGTCTTTTAAATGTCTCGTCTTTGATTTTCAATCTATGCCAGCACaccttccctgggaaaaagactgcacTTGCCTTCAATTTAATCAACTTTTGCCGAACAACTTAattctgtgcaacacacacacgaAATACCAGGCAgcatcatctatggagaagagtaaacagtcgacatttcaggccagtcTCGGGAGAACTAGAAAGATAGGGACGTCAGAGTAAGACaggcaggtgagaggtgaaaccgggagaggggaggggtgaagaaaaAGCTGGAAAATTGATAggcgaaagagataaagggcaggagaagggggaatctgatgggagaggatagtacagctttgggcctgtactcagtggaattcgggagaacctcattaaaacctatggtATGTGGAAAGGACTGGGTGTAACAGACTGTAAGgtctcactgctaatgtaatggtttctctgcagcagcaatgtttggattatgactagagataatgggtttTCGAATGTGGaggctatccaatgagagaaatgttctttcttgtgagtctggaagagagaatttcgtggtcttttgccagggagagaagacgcgaatggagagaaCTGGACGGaatggacttggagcgagggtccaaaGGTCAGTGACAATCAGAGGAGGTCAATGGTGGACGAccggcttatcagtgagctccaacattgcacattagactgtttcatgagaatgggccccaTTTTCTTacattgttttctttactaaccataaagtcaaattaagaattataaagctcaatcgtttaatcacatattgtatactgattgttattttgtggtactgatttgtaacgggacacatcgtgcagcatccacccaaacgagatttcttaagtttggctgggctggggactatcaccccctatattaagctgtTAGCCGAAGTGAGAGTTACATTAGGTAAGGTAGATGTGGAAATGATTTTTCCTATGGGAGGGCTGTCCAGAActgaaggacacagcctcaaaattgaggggcgactctTAGAACAGAGGTCTAGAGAAGAGGTCTATCTTCtgagccagagagtaatgaatcaatggaatgctctaccacagacagttgaggaagcCAAAATTGTGGGTACATTTAAActgaaaattgatagtttcctgattgtcagggcatcaaaggttatggtgagaaggctgatgtatggggttgagtaggatccaggatcagccatgatgaaatggcagagcagattcgaaggGTGGAATGTcctaattttgctcccatgtcttaagGTCTAAGATCATTGaacaaagggaaggaagaggaccagcagagggaggtggtgggcagctaaggtgagagaggaaaacaggAATGGGGGCATAGtgaaggagaaagggagggaacaATTACcgtaagttggagaattcgatgttcatgccatcaggttggaggctacccaaacagaatataaggtgttgctgctGCAACCTGACTATGGCCTCCTGTTATTGACTCTTCTGCCAATGGGAACAGGTTGTCCTGTTACTGCATCTAATGTCATCAGCTCTGCAGCGAGCCATAGAACGTTGGGCTTCTAGATTTCTCGAGCACTTGTATTTACTAATTGTCTTAACAAGAGTTGTTAAGccctgtgctttctgtttaatctggtcaagttaattgtgactggcatggGTGCCCCACATTCTATGATTATATAAAGAGGACCTTCATTCAGTGCCTCAGTGGAGGCATTCTGTCTTGGTGTGCACTTGCGGGACTGGAGCCAAGTGCGGAGGAATGTAAGGCTTTCTCTGTTTGGGGGGCGGGGCGGGGAGGTGTGTCACTGGCACCACCTCAACCCAAGAGTGACGGATGGCAGGTTCATGACTCGACCCTAAGAGCGGAGGAACAACAGATTCCTCGTGAAGAGGTGGAAACAAGAGATTAAACAATGGGATGCCTTCAGAGCCTCAGAGGAATGACTGTGCGACACtgtgagacaaatcattctctCCAACAAAATGCCTCCACTAttcctcatccctggaatcaacgcAATGTTCTGTGGCCTTGCCAAGCCCTTCACTGCAGAATATTATGTGGCCTGGAAGTTACAGCCCTCAAAATAGCAGCAAGTTGGTGATAGTTTTGGATGAAAACGTAAGGTTTTATTTTTAGTCAGggtgaaaataaagaaatgatcATAACACTATTGCAGAGATTTCTTTCAATGACCAAGCTAACATTCCCCCAGCAATACTAAAATCAGACAATTCACGTCAAGATTGAAGAGACTATAGGGAACTTTAAATTGAGGGGTAGGGAGGTGAACAGAAAGGATGAATAGCTTTAATTGTCACTTGTCCAGGGTGTCCCAGAgcagctgcagaagattctcaagagggagggtgagcagccagagggcattgtgcacattggcaccaatggcatCGGTAGAAAGGGGCAGTGAGTATAAGGAGTTATGAAAGAGGcagaagagcaggacctccaagtgAAATGTTTTGTCTGCATCAATGATGATTGTGCTGGGGTAACCCagagcttactaaccctaacccatactgtatgcagtcatggggagaaacatacaaactccttacagacagcgctggGAATTCAATTCCCTATCCTATAGCTAGCGCTGTATTAGCAAAATACTGATGAGTTGACCTAGCCTCTTTCTGTTAGTCTACTCCAGGAATTCCCAACCCTTTtgatgccatggacccctgccattaaccaAGGGCTTTGTGGTTAGGAACCCCTGGTCTACTCAATGAACTTGCTTTCCATAAACTGAAACATTTTAGATACACAATTCCCTGTTCctccttatagaaacatagaaaataggtgcaggagtaggctatttggcccttcgagcctgcaccgcctttcagtatgatcatggctgatcatccaactcagaaccctgtacctgctttctctccatacccctgatccctttagccacaagggccttaggccatatctaacttcttcttaaatatagccaatgaaccagcctcaactctttcctgtggcagaaaattccacagattcaccactctgtgtgaagaagtttttcctcaactcagtcctaaaagtcttcccctttatccttaaactgtgacccctcgttctggactccccgaacatcgggaacaatcttcctgcatctagcctgtccaatccctttagaattttatacgtttcaataagatcccctttcaatcttctaaattccagtgagtataagcccagtggatccagtctttcttcatatgaaagtcctgccatcccaggaatcaatctggtgaaccttctttgtactccttctATGACAAAAAtggctttcctcagattaggggaccaaaactgcacacgatattctgggtgtggtctcatcaaggccttgtacaactgcagtagaacctccctgctcctgtactcaaatcctcttgctatgaatgccaacataccattcgcctttttcactgcctgctgtacctgcatgcccactttcaatgactggtgtacaatgacacccaggtctcgttgcacctctccttttcctaatcggccaccattcagataaaaatctgttttcctgttcttgtcaccaaagtggataacctcacatttatccacattaaattgcatctgccattaatttgcccactcacctaacctatccaagtcaccctgcatcctcttagcatcctcctcacagctaacactgccgcccagcttcgtggtAACATTTCAAAAAGAGATGATAAAACTGGAAGTCTCTTTTCTTTTGAATGCTTACAATATCTGTGCTTGCAGCAGTATTTTTAATGTTGGCAGTTAAACTGCAGTTCAAGTTAACTTCAAGTGCTTCATGGGAGATCCCCCAAAAAAATGTCCATTGGCTGTAAACATAGTGGATCGGCTGACCTGTCATTCCTGACCCAGAACTTCATGTCTGATATTCTGGCAATACTCGTCACGGCCACTTGATGGCACTGTGGGTGGATGGCACCGCAACACAACAGTTTTCAGAGACCCGGATTCTGAAAGTGACGAacttcttgagcaacacacataaaatgctgaaggaactcagcagttcaggcatcatctgtggacgACAATAAACACTTGACGTTTTGGCctcagactcttcatcagaactggaaagggtggaggcagaagccagaataaggctacgtgtgggagagagggagggcaaATCTAATACAAGAAGGCAAGAGATAGgtgaaaagagagagagattattATTATTTGTCACAAATATGTCAAAACATTGCAGGGAAATGCATCGTTTGTATCAAATTAAATAAGCGAGGATTgtactgggcagcccacaagcggtGTTGCGCTTCtggcgccaacacagcatgccaacaactcaccagccttaactgtacgtctttggactatgagaGGTAACCAGAgcaccggaggaaacccacgcggtcacagggagaacgtacaaactccttactgacagtggtgggaactgaaccccaatcgTCGATAACTGGCCCTGTCCTTGCAAATTCTCCCCTTTTCTGAGTGTTGACATCATGGGTTTGAAAGGTGTCAAGCTCATTGAATATCCATAAGATAAAAGGTAAATGCAGACAATTGTGACGATCTTATATAGGAAACTTGGTTGGCAAGGACCGGATAGACAGAAAGGCCTCTTTCTGCACTGTATGGCTCTGTGAATTCATGCACGTGCAAGGGCTCTACATAGGAATCTTGCATAAAAATGTTTGCTAGGACAAAGCTTATGATCCAAAATATttctggagagaaataaagaggccaagaccctttatcaggtaaGATGGCAATGTGTCAAATTGCAGCAGCTTTTATGGGATCAATAACAGGTGCTGTTCtcatgtgaacaaagtcaccagagagaagtACTGGTAGCTATGAAGCAgtctctttattcaacaaaatgagataCAGGAGGCATCAGATGGAGACCCTTTCAGAGGAAGGAGGTCTGCCTGACCCAATACCCaaaattttatatgctaaagatcaaagagcaattccatatttacaatgcttcctttgaactacacacaaccttcacagCTCTTGTAGTGTTCTTGTGCAGTGTGTTGAAACTCTGactaaacaccaagttaaacCGGAGCCAATGAAGACAgagtcacagtaagattaaccatttactgttcactcttccacattaacgtatggtgaaaactgttgataaaataatacaaAACATATACAGTGTCCATTTCCTTATTGACACCACATTTGCATCATAAATATttgtaaaaataaaattataaagaattgtattacattaaagtctcattaaggtacaACATATTGGCAGAATCTGCTTAAGCCATCAACAGCTTTAGGTAGACTCCAACACAATTTTTCCAGCAATGCTTTCAatgccacaagaaaataaacctcatcAACCATCATTTCTTTTAACAAAATCAGCATTaatatttttacttcaacatatcaactgtcatatgaacttacagcgttgcttctatgatgtttctttgtGGGTAGAAATGGAGCTTTTCGCGTTGGTCCTACACGTGCATTCTCCGAACTGGAACTTGCCCACAAGTCGCGGCAAAACCAGgggtgacgtcatcacatgccgcaaTATATCATAGACAATGAATTTTACCATCATCAACCTCTGACTTTAACTAGAAATAGTTACAAATTATTTAAAGCGTAAATTTAATAAAGTTaaataaatgccttaagggcaacacacctCTTGCTTAGCACCCACACACTATGAACACCAAAAgacattttaatcagcattgtctggcctTCCCATTAACTGTGATTCACGGCTTTTAGGGATCTGTTGTTCAGaattgcattttaaatttaatctacagtccatattcagatctgtAGGTTGGCGGTTGAGGTTATTTGCAATATGTCctaaccttccccccccccccaaacactcTAACAGTGCTATTGTCCTATTTTAAACtattttttatgattgcaagatcCTGGTAGGCAGTActaccccatcagcgagttgctcattGGTGGAGAAATTGAAGGAGATGCTCCCCGTCCTGCTGCCTTCATACAGTCTAATAGAGAGTGACCGTCTTGGTCACTTCAACTGTGATTTCAAGACTCTTTTTGACATTGTGAATGTGGAAGtttgattcactgatttattggcagaTAGCAGGGGCGGAAGGCAGGGGAGTTGCATGGCTTCAGTCGTGTGGAGGACTGGGCCTCAAGCCGTGGTCTCACCTGTTTACAGCTGCCGGGAGAGATCCGGTGTGCTCCACCAGGGGCTGGGAGTGGCGtgtggcatccaggctggagtcggtgctgcccccccagtgttcactcagcagacgACATGCTGTATTGTGGCCAACTGTAGATTTCTGCAGCATTCATGGCTCGGTTCTGGACTTTTTTTTTTACGTGGCTGCATCTTGCTGATATCTttaggtgcttgctatcttgcaTGTGCTTTGTGCTGCATGTGACTATTGGtgctgtattttgcaccttggccctggaataACGCTGTCTTGTTTGGCTGTACTCACagctggttgaatgacaattaaacttgagttgaagggtcttgccctgaaATCTCACCTCTTTATTTCtctatatagatgctgcctgacctgctgagtcgcTCTAGCAGTTTGTGTGTATTATTCTGGATgcccggcatctgcagaatcttttgtgtctaTGATGATCAAAAGTTTGATTAATATGGAtacaagaaattgcagatgctggaatctggagcagtcaCCTCTCTGCTGGATGAACCCATCGCGTTGAACATCACCCGTGGGAGTACAAGGATTGAAACCTCAATTAAGATGGCCTGTTTAAGTGTGGACAGCTTTAAATGGGAAAGAGAGCCAGACAGATTTATGCGGATGCAACGCGGCATGTTTTTGGCATCTGCTCTGCACAAGACCACAAGCAAcccgcagagagttgtggacacagcccagcGTAACATGGGAAccaccctcccctccatggactccgtgcaagatattctctcttctcccctcttcctttgGGCAGAAAACACAAAAGCCCCATAAGGgtgtgccaccaggctcaagaccAGCTACTACCCCTCTGTTATAAGACTACAGAATGGTTCCCCAGCACAGTAAGATGGGtttttgatctcacaatctaccttgctaCGATTTTGCCACCTTGCTGTccaactgcactgcactttctctgtacctgctgcactttattctgcattctgctgagttcttccaactttTTCTGCATTATGTTATTGTCTTACCTTGTACCACCTCATTGCACTGTGGTAAGTACTctgattggtcattataaattgtcatgtgattaggatagggttaaatcagggctgCGGGCTGGCATAGCTCAAAGGGCTAGCAGGGCCTGTTACTTGCATACAGGTATATAtggataataataaatcaataaataatgaattgatctgcacGGACAAGgtgcaaggcaagtttttcactgtagtatgtaattgtgacaataataaaccatatCCAATTCCAAGATTGGGAATCTTCTGCTGAAGATCCATGGGGATATTGCAGCTGATCGAGAAGCCAGAAAAGGTGGAAGGAACTATGATTAAATTCGAATATCAGGCGAAGGGGCGTGGTTTAATAAAGAGGGCGGGGCTTAACTGGGTCAGTCGGAGGGGCGGGGCCTGGACTGGCCAGACAGAATCTTCCGGCAAGCACTGCGCTCGGTccggtcctgtcctgtcctgatTGGTGCGCCGGCGGTCACCTGACCCGACTCTCGGTCGCTGCAAGGGCATCAGTCATGGCGCGGTTGTTGCTATCGGGACGAATGGCGCTGGGCCGGCAGCTGCGGAACTACGGTGACAGCAGCCAGGTAACCGGGGGGATCCCAGGGCCTGGCTCAGCTGCCTCGTAGTACCGCAATCGTCAGGAGCACCCTGGCGTGGGAGAGGGTAAAGCGGCGTGAAGGCGAGGGTCGTTTGTGAGAGGACGGCACGGGCGGTGGGGATGGGTCAGGAGGGTCGGCCCGAAAGGGTGGGGCGGAGGGAGGTGCCGCGGAGGCAGCGGAATGTTttttgagggaggaggtgatttAAAAAATCAAAGTGCAGTCAGAGGGGCGCGGACGCGTTTCCTTAATGTGTAATTGTGTTAATTTTTAGCTGGGAGAACTGGGTAAAGGAGCCGGCAagggtggcggtggtggaggaagCATTAGAGAAGCGGGAGGCGCTTTTGGTACCAGACAAGCTGCTTTGGAAGAGAAGTATTTCAAGTAAGTCTTTTGCAATCTTGTTCAGGGGCTCTTGTCTATATTTGGGCCCTCCTGACTGGTTGTTATGGTATAATTGAGTATTTAATGGTTAAGTTTTTAATTCGAGTAACAAATTAGGAGCCCTTGAATTGAAAGAAGCAATTACCTGAAATTTATAAGCTCCACAGCAGGTAATTTGGTTGTCCTTAAATGGCGTAAACATTGCTTGTAATAATCCTTGACTAAATCTGTATAGTCAATTTTGttgtcatccatcatt
Protein-coding sequences here:
- the LOC132380453 gene encoding ATPase inhibitor, mitochondrial-like yields the protein MARLLLSGRMALGRQLRNYGDSSQLGELGKGAGKGGGGGGSIREAGGAFGTRQAALEEKYFKEKEREQIETLRKHHLEEIQHHEREIQRLQEEVKRHKSKIKKLRINNDIDD